Proteins from a genomic interval of Microbacterium phyllosphaerae:
- a CDS encoding ABC transporter permease translates to MTTAFAPASDVESPRALPQVLSYLKGPVGSIGLMLAAVIIIGAIAVGPAFFSVSNVRIVGVAVAIPLIVGVLASFALLAGVVDLSIGSMVGFGAVAFNQLVASGIDPWMAAGVTILLGIVVGSINAFVIVGLGAEPLAVTLGMLTLLRGVCQAIVVQAPPTTLIEPLYDVTQGTTFGIPTLLLIGVGLTLVAAGVVSKTRVGRKIQAVGGDPRAAQRAGISVVRVRTVALIVSAVGAAIGGIFYVGQLGSASNILGTGLEFQIYAALMIGGYSITRGGVGNPIGALLGLLVVAGITNILNVSFIDPDYLDLIVAVILLAAVLVDRFRGGDAFE, encoded by the coding sequence ATGACCACGGCATTCGCCCCGGCATCCGACGTCGAGTCGCCCCGGGCTCTCCCCCAAGTGCTCTCGTACCTCAAGGGCCCCGTCGGCAGCATCGGCCTGATGCTCGCGGCCGTCATCATCATCGGTGCGATCGCGGTCGGCCCCGCCTTCTTCTCGGTCTCGAACGTGCGCATCGTCGGCGTCGCGGTCGCGATCCCCCTCATCGTCGGCGTGCTCGCCTCGTTCGCGCTGCTCGCCGGTGTGGTCGACCTGTCGATCGGATCGATGGTCGGATTCGGCGCGGTCGCGTTCAACCAGCTCGTCGCGTCGGGGATCGATCCGTGGATGGCCGCGGGGGTCACCATCCTGCTCGGCATCGTCGTCGGCTCGATCAATGCGTTCGTGATCGTCGGCCTCGGCGCCGAACCGCTCGCCGTCACCCTGGGCATGCTGACGCTGCTGCGCGGCGTGTGCCAGGCGATCGTCGTGCAGGCTCCGCCGACCACGCTCATCGAGCCGCTCTACGACGTCACGCAGGGCACCACGTTCGGCATCCCGACCCTGCTGCTGATCGGCGTCGGCCTGACGCTCGTCGCGGCGGGCGTGGTCTCGAAGACCCGGGTCGGACGCAAGATCCAGGCCGTCGGCGGCGACCCGCGGGCCGCCCAGCGCGCCGGCATCTCGGTCGTCAGGGTGCGCACGGTCGCGCTCATCGTGAGCGCGGTGGGAGCCGCGATCGGCGGCATCTTCTATGTGGGGCAGCTCGGCTCGGCATCCAACATCCTCGGCACCGGACTGGAGTTCCAGATCTACGCGGCGCTGATGATCGGCGGATACTCGATCACCCGAGGCGGCGTCGGCAACCCGATCGGTGCGCTTCTGGGCCTGCTGGTCGTGGCGGGCATCACGAACATCCTGAACGTGAGCTTCATCGACCCCGACTACCTCGACCTCATCGTCGCGGTGATCCTGCTGGCCGCCGTGCTGGTCGACCGCTTCCGCGGAGGGGACGCCTTCGAATGA
- a CDS encoding beta-galactosidase, with product MHYGADYNPEQWPREVWPEDVRLMREAGVTLVSLGIFSWSRIQPAEGEFDWEWLDEIIGLLHEGGIQVDLATATASPPPWASAAYPEMLPQDADGSTFWPGSRQAYAPASPVYRRLASELVTALAERYAQHPAVVLWHVNNEYGCHLHYDYSDAARDAFRVWLERKYATIDALNHAWGTDFWSQRYTAFDQIVPPRKAPYSINPTSVLDFKRFTSDTLLELYVMERDIIRASGATQPITTNFMGAFPPADYWKWADEVDVICDDNYPDPNDPESFRGAAFARELMRGLKPGVPWILTEQSTNALNWRPTNAPKAPGQMAAISAQAVGRGADGIMFFQWRQSRRGSEKFHSAMVPQAGLDTRTWREVVDLGGRLAQLPELPDVTSGAKIALVFDWENWWAIDGRDHPIVLDYLTLSHRWHAALHRQNLAVDIVNTTSDLSAYSLVVAPQQYLLSDEGAANLSAYVHRGGNLFVSAFSDVVDQDDAFRDGGFIVSLRDALGVALEDFGALVPPESVRSADSAGEVALHAVPDGPGQSEAPLDGPAGRIVGQYFAEELLVQDAEVLGRFTEGRTEGRAAFTRKDFGAGHGYYLATIPDDAGMTAVLGWLAAEAGVTAEIEGLPAHVEIARRGGILTVINHSAEPFAVEVAGTDVLTGSTDARRELGAFGWAFVDTSDSPSSVSQDSRDSQDSQNSQKENS from the coding sequence ATGCATTACGGCGCCGACTACAACCCCGAGCAGTGGCCACGAGAGGTGTGGCCCGAAGACGTGCGGCTCATGCGCGAAGCGGGTGTGACGCTCGTGAGCCTCGGGATCTTCTCGTGGTCGCGGATCCAGCCCGCCGAGGGCGAGTTCGACTGGGAGTGGCTCGACGAGATCATCGGGCTGCTGCACGAGGGCGGCATCCAGGTCGACCTCGCCACCGCCACCGCATCCCCGCCACCGTGGGCCTCCGCCGCGTATCCCGAGATGCTGCCGCAGGATGCCGACGGATCGACCTTCTGGCCGGGCAGCCGCCAGGCGTACGCGCCCGCCTCGCCCGTCTACCGTCGCCTCGCGTCGGAGCTCGTCACCGCCCTCGCGGAGCGCTACGCGCAGCATCCGGCCGTCGTGCTCTGGCACGTCAACAACGAGTACGGATGCCACCTGCACTACGACTACTCCGACGCGGCGCGCGACGCGTTCCGCGTGTGGCTCGAGCGCAAGTACGCGACGATCGACGCCCTCAACCACGCCTGGGGCACGGACTTCTGGTCGCAGCGCTACACCGCGTTCGACCAGATCGTGCCGCCGCGCAAGGCGCCGTACAGCATCAACCCCACCAGCGTGCTCGACTTCAAGCGGTTCACCTCCGACACCCTGCTCGAGCTGTACGTGATGGAGCGCGACATCATCCGCGCCTCCGGGGCGACGCAGCCGATCACCACGAACTTCATGGGCGCGTTCCCGCCGGCCGACTACTGGAAGTGGGCGGACGAGGTCGACGTGATCTGCGACGACAACTACCCCGACCCCAACGACCCCGAGTCGTTCCGCGGCGCGGCGTTCGCCCGTGAGCTCATGCGCGGGCTCAAGCCGGGCGTGCCGTGGATCCTCACCGAGCAGTCGACGAACGCGCTGAACTGGCGCCCGACCAACGCGCCGAAGGCGCCGGGTCAGATGGCGGCGATCAGCGCCCAGGCGGTCGGGCGCGGTGCCGACGGCATCATGTTCTTCCAGTGGCGCCAGTCCCGCCGCGGCAGCGAGAAGTTCCACTCGGCGATGGTGCCGCAGGCCGGGCTCGACACACGTACGTGGCGGGAGGTCGTCGACCTCGGCGGCCGGCTCGCACAGCTGCCCGAGCTGCCGGACGTGACCTCGGGAGCGAAGATCGCGCTCGTGTTCGACTGGGAGAACTGGTGGGCCATCGACGGCCGCGACCACCCGATCGTGCTCGACTATCTCACGCTCTCGCACCGCTGGCATGCGGCTCTGCACCGTCAGAACCTCGCCGTCGACATCGTGAACACGACCAGTGACCTGAGCGCGTACTCGCTCGTCGTCGCACCTCAGCAGTACCTGCTGAGCGACGAGGGCGCGGCCAACCTCTCGGCCTACGTGCACCGAGGTGGCAACCTGTTCGTCTCGGCGTTCAGCGACGTCGTCGACCAGGACGACGCCTTCCGTGACGGCGGGTTCATCGTCTCGCTGCGCGACGCGCTCGGCGTCGCCCTCGAGGACTTCGGTGCGCTCGTTCCGCCCGAGTCCGTGCGCTCGGCCGACTCGGCCGGCGAGGTCGCCCTGCACGCGGTGCCCGACGGGCCCGGTCAGTCGGAGGCCCCGCTCGACGGGCCCGCCGGCCGGATCGTCGGCCAGTACTTCGCCGAGGAGCTGCTGGTGCAGGATGCCGAGGTGCTCGGCCGCTTCACCGAGGGCCGCACCGAGGGCCGGGCGGCATTCACCCGCAAGGACTTCGGCGCAGGTCACGGCTACTATCTCGCGACGATCCCCGACGACGCGGGCATGACCGCGGTGCTCGGCTGGCTCGCGGCCGAGGCCGGAGTGACGGCCGAGATCGAAGGACTGCCCGCGCACGTCGAGATCGCCCGCCGCGGCGGCATCCTCACCGTCATCAACCACAGCGCCGAGCCGTTCGCGGTCGAGGTGGCCGGTACCGATGTGCTCACCGGCTCGACGGACGCGCGCCGCGAGCTCGGGGCGTTCGGATGGGCGTTCGTGGACACGAGCGACTCGCCGTCGTCGGTTTCGCAGGACTCGCGGGACTCGCAGGATTCGCAGAACTCTCAGAAGGAGAACAGCTGA
- a CDS encoding aldo/keto reductase: MSTDHPLTLQSTILGRTGLAVSPICIGTAAWGVSSPVHGLTVPEEDAVQLTLAAFESPVTFIDTSNNYGDGESERRIGLAVRRAGGVPEGFVIQTKLDRDPETDSFDPDRMRRSLDESLERLGIDRVPILHLHDPEHIGFDAAMAPGGPVEVLQSLRDQGYADFIGISGGPARMLTRFVETDVFDVLITHNRATLVDRTADALLDAAAAADIGVVNAAIYGGGILASWPRTSDRYHYAPASAEMLAAIDAMGAACERHGVPLIVAALQSSLRDPRIHSTVCGLVTPQQLDETVRMAETEIPDALWEELDALRPSRDSWIDD, encoded by the coding sequence ATGAGCACCGACCATCCGCTCACGCTCCAGAGCACGATCCTGGGCCGCACCGGCCTCGCGGTCTCGCCGATCTGCATCGGCACCGCGGCGTGGGGAGTGTCCTCCCCCGTGCACGGCCTGACGGTGCCCGAGGAGGATGCAGTGCAGCTGACGCTGGCCGCGTTCGAGAGCCCCGTCACCTTCATCGACACCTCGAACAACTACGGCGACGGCGAGAGCGAGCGGCGGATCGGTCTGGCGGTTCGTCGAGCGGGAGGCGTGCCCGAGGGTTTCGTGATCCAGACGAAACTCGACCGCGATCCCGAGACCGACTCGTTCGACCCCGACCGCATGCGTCGCTCGCTCGACGAGAGCCTCGAGCGGCTCGGCATCGACCGGGTGCCGATCCTGCACCTGCACGACCCCGAGCACATCGGCTTCGACGCGGCGATGGCACCGGGCGGCCCCGTCGAGGTGCTGCAGTCACTGCGCGATCAGGGATACGCCGACTTCATCGGCATCTCGGGAGGGCCGGCGCGGATGCTGACGCGATTCGTCGAGACGGACGTCTTCGACGTGCTCATCACGCACAACCGGGCCACACTGGTCGACCGCACCGCGGATGCTCTGCTCGACGCCGCCGCCGCGGCGGACATCGGCGTGGTGAATGCGGCGATCTACGGAGGCGGGATCCTCGCGAGCTGGCCCCGCACCTCTGACCGCTATCACTACGCCCCCGCGTCAGCCGAGATGCTCGCAGCGATCGACGCGATGGGCGCGGCGTGCGAACGCCACGGAGTGCCCCTGATCGTGGCGGCGCTGCAGAGCTCGCTGCGCGATCCGCGCATCCACTCCACCGTGTGCGGGCTGGTCACGCCGCAGCAGCTCGACGAGACTGTGCGCATGGCTGAGACCGAGATTCCCGACGCCCTCTGGGAGGAGCTCGACGCGCTCCGCCCCTCACGGGACTCGTGGATCGATGACTGA
- a CDS encoding aldo/keto reductase, producing MQYTRLGRAGARVSRLALGTMNFGPVIDEEASRAILDRAVDAGIDFIDTADVYGGGRWGDHPGQSEEILGRWMKDRGNRDDLIVATKVFGAMGPRSNDRGLSAVHIRASVDASLRRLGTDHLDLYQMHHIDRDVPLDETLSAFVTLREQGKITYLGSSNFAGWHLARVHEIAAASGYPAPVTEQSLYNLTERTVELEVVPAAEQYGMGLLPWSPLASGQLGGVLQKTDRSRSSLDALGDRRPAIERYEEFCAELGIRPGVVAIAWLLHQPTVTAPVIGPRTIDQLDSAVEALDVTLDADTLAELDRIWPGPGGTAPEAYAW from the coding sequence ATGCAGTACACACGTCTCGGACGAGCGGGCGCCCGGGTGAGCCGTCTGGCCCTCGGCACCATGAACTTCGGTCCCGTGATCGACGAGGAGGCCTCGCGCGCCATCCTGGACCGCGCGGTCGACGCCGGCATCGACTTCATCGACACCGCCGACGTCTACGGCGGCGGCCGGTGGGGCGACCACCCCGGGCAGTCGGAAGAGATCCTCGGTCGCTGGATGAAGGACCGCGGCAACCGCGACGACCTGATCGTCGCCACGAAGGTGTTCGGCGCGATGGGGCCTCGGTCGAACGATCGAGGGCTGTCGGCGGTGCACATCCGCGCCTCGGTCGACGCGTCGCTGCGACGACTCGGCACCGACCACCTCGACCTGTACCAGATGCACCACATCGACCGCGATGTGCCGCTCGACGAGACGCTCAGCGCCTTCGTGACGCTGCGCGAGCAGGGCAAGATCACCTACCTCGGCAGCTCGAACTTCGCCGGGTGGCACCTCGCGCGCGTGCACGAGATCGCCGCGGCATCCGGCTATCCGGCCCCGGTGACCGAGCAGTCGCTGTACAACCTCACCGAGCGCACGGTCGAGCTCGAGGTCGTGCCCGCCGCGGAGCAGTACGGCATGGGGCTGCTGCCCTGGTCGCCGCTCGCCAGCGGACAGCTCGGCGGGGTGCTGCAGAAGACCGACCGCTCGCGGTCGAGCCTCGACGCCCTCGGAGACCGGCGCCCCGCGATCGAGCGCTACGAGGAGTTCTGCGCCGAGCTCGGCATCCGCCCCGGTGTCGTCGCGATCGCCTGGCTGCTGCACCAGCCGACCGTGACCGCCCCGGTGATCGGTCCGCGCACGATCGACCAGCTCGACTCTGCCGTCGAGGCGCTCGACGTGACGCTCGATGCCGACACGCTCGCCGAACTCGACCGCATCTGGCCCGGGCCCGGCGGCACCGCCCCCGAGGCGTACGCCTGGTGA
- a CDS encoding LacI family DNA-binding transcriptional regulator — protein MPDIGLRDVAERAGVSIGTVSNALNRPELVSESAAARVAEAVDELGYVPNIAARQLKAGRSDAIGFSVINITNPFFADLAFGAEEQALTAGYSVLVGNGFDSAERESRYLDLFERQRVDGVLIAPVEYHEEYLQRFRRRGVPVVLVDQRHPRGEFSSVSVDNRLGGRIAAQALLDGGCRHLAFIGGPKSREQMNERLTGLHEVADAAGVRTTLIETTTLNTGLGREIGEQIAELPAADRPDGIFAGNDHLALGLLQGLVGRGLRVPEDISLVGYDDIEFAGAAVVPLTSVRQPAREMGARAVELLMHHLAGSDDPIEARFVPELVIRASTRSH, from the coding sequence ATGCCTGACATCGGCCTCCGAGACGTCGCCGAGCGCGCCGGGGTCTCGATCGGAACCGTCTCGAACGCGCTGAATCGACCGGAGCTCGTCTCTGAGTCTGCGGCCGCCCGCGTCGCCGAGGCCGTCGACGAGCTCGGCTACGTGCCCAACATCGCCGCCCGACAGCTCAAGGCCGGCCGCAGCGACGCGATCGGGTTCTCGGTGATCAACATCACCAACCCGTTCTTCGCCGACCTCGCGTTCGGCGCCGAGGAGCAGGCGCTGACCGCCGGCTACTCCGTGCTCGTGGGCAACGGCTTCGACTCGGCCGAGCGCGAGTCCCGCTACCTCGACCTGTTCGAGCGGCAGCGCGTCGACGGCGTGCTCATCGCCCCGGTCGAGTACCACGAGGAGTACCTGCAGCGCTTCCGCCGCCGAGGGGTGCCCGTCGTCCTCGTCGACCAGCGGCATCCGCGCGGCGAGTTCTCCTCCGTGTCGGTCGACAACAGGCTCGGCGGACGCATCGCGGCTCAGGCGCTCCTCGACGGCGGATGCCGGCACCTGGCGTTCATCGGCGGACCGAAGTCGCGCGAGCAGATGAACGAGCGTCTCACCGGACTGCACGAGGTGGCGGATGCCGCCGGTGTGCGCACCACGCTCATCGAGACGACCACGCTGAACACTGGCCTCGGCCGTGAGATCGGCGAGCAGATCGCCGAGCTGCCCGCAGCGGACCGCCCCGACGGGATCTTCGCCGGTAACGACCACCTCGCCCTCGGCCTGCTGCAGGGGCTCGTCGGGCGGGGCCTGCGCGTGCCCGAGGACATCTCGCTGGTCGGCTACGACGACATCGAGTTCGCCGGCGCCGCGGTCGTGCCGTTGACCTCGGTGCGCCAACCCGCCCGAGAGATGGGCGCGAGGGCCGTCGAGCTGCTCATGCACCACCTCGCAGGCTCCGACGATCCGATCGAGGCGCGCTTCGTGCCCGAGCTCGTGATTCGGGCCTCGACCCGCTCCCACTGA
- a CDS encoding antibiotic biosynthesis monooxygenase, which translates to MSSEPITVSIRREVDPEHVAAATAWVQTGVNLAHRYPGFLGSGWVRDGEDSHVWHMLYRFSDEKSLIAWEQSGEREWWKSTGDQFVRSERVRRRSGIEGWFDEPTTDTITLPRADGSTTTVAMVSTPPRWKQAVSIWLGFFPLNVALTYALSPVPGWNELPIWLRVLATTVVLTPIMTYWVLPFVTRSLRTWLNR; encoded by the coding sequence ATGTCCAGCGAACCCATCACCGTCTCCATCCGCCGCGAGGTCGACCCCGAGCATGTGGCCGCAGCCACCGCCTGGGTGCAGACCGGCGTGAACCTCGCCCACCGGTATCCGGGATTCCTCGGCTCCGGATGGGTGCGCGACGGCGAGGACTCGCACGTCTGGCACATGCTCTACCGGTTCTCCGACGAGAAGTCGCTGATCGCCTGGGAGCAGTCCGGCGAGCGGGAGTGGTGGAAGTCGACCGGCGACCAGTTCGTGCGCAGCGAGCGTGTACGCCGACGCAGCGGCATCGAGGGCTGGTTCGACGAGCCGACCACCGACACGATCACGCTGCCGCGGGCGGACGGATCGACGACCACGGTCGCGATGGTCAGCACTCCCCCGCGGTGGAAACAGGCCGTGTCGATCTGGCTCGGATTCTTCCCGCTGAACGTCGCCCTCACCTACGCTCTGAGCCCCGTGCCCGGCTGGAACGAGCTGCCGATCTGGCTGCGGGTGCTCGCGACGACGGTCGTGCTCACGCCGATCATGACCTACTGGGTGCTGCCTTTCGTCACGCGGTCGCTGCGCACCTGGCTCAACCGCTGA
- a CDS encoding DUF559 domain-containing protein, with translation MTPRENLPDEIRGIGFSVHIARLHGVSRNRLRSVDLEAPFFGVRAPAGTVPTFDDIVDPHERQRRARARRAHVYAPRLHNGHFFSHQTAASIWGAPLPLEFTDDDQIAAYSDLHLHVSAAGHTPFPRASGIVGHRTLSSLTEITVHDGLRVTSPAATWASLGGLPLFDVVAIGDHMCRVWRSGRGRPAPGRAPLSTRADLRTMLEAGRRRGAARLRDALELVREDSWSPRETRVRCILLAGGLPEPELNVDIHDERGRFLGCVDMVYREARVVIEYLGMLHGEQWAADVERLERLRAAGWVVIEVTSPLLRRPEELVRRVSAALGA, from the coding sequence ATGACGCCACGCGAGAACCTTCCGGACGAGATCCGCGGCATCGGCTTCTCGGTGCACATCGCACGACTGCACGGTGTGAGCCGCAACCGACTGCGCAGCGTCGACCTCGAAGCCCCTTTCTTCGGCGTGCGTGCACCCGCCGGAACAGTGCCGACGTTCGACGACATCGTGGATCCCCATGAACGGCAGCGCCGCGCGCGGGCCCGCCGCGCACACGTCTACGCCCCGCGACTGCACAACGGCCATTTCTTCAGCCATCAGACGGCCGCGTCGATCTGGGGTGCGCCGTTGCCTCTCGAATTCACCGACGACGACCAGATCGCCGCCTACAGCGACCTTCATCTGCACGTCAGCGCCGCGGGGCACACGCCCTTCCCCCGCGCGAGCGGTATCGTCGGTCACCGGACACTGTCGAGCTTGACGGAGATCACAGTGCACGACGGCTTGCGAGTCACCTCGCCCGCCGCGACCTGGGCGTCGCTCGGCGGACTTCCGCTCTTCGACGTCGTCGCCATCGGCGATCACATGTGCCGCGTGTGGCGAAGCGGGAGGGGCAGACCGGCCCCCGGACGCGCACCCCTCTCGACTCGGGCAGATCTGCGGACGATGCTGGAAGCAGGGCGACGACGCGGAGCGGCACGGCTCAGGGATGCACTCGAGCTCGTTCGCGAGGACTCCTGGTCGCCGCGTGAGACGCGAGTGCGCTGCATCCTGCTCGCCGGCGGGCTGCCGGAACCGGAGCTCAACGTGGACATCCACGACGAGCGCGGGCGCTTCCTCGGATGCGTCGACATGGTCTACCGCGAGGCTCGTGTCGTCATCGAGTATCTCGGCATGCTGCATGGGGAGCAGTGGGCGGCGGACGTGGAGAGACTCGAACGCCTCCGCGCCGCCGGGTGGGTCGTCATCGAGGTCACCTCACCTCTGCTGCGTCGGCCCGAGGAGCTGGTGCGGCGCGTATCGGCAGCTCTCGGCGCCTAA
- a CDS encoding ThuA domain-containing protein, protein MTDRPALLVTGVGAHADPWHGLAATSEALADVLAERMPVRRLDTDDVADGATLTDAALLVVNISGDLGAEAAAARAVLDPLLDAVASGIPLLAVHSSALAFRDDPRWAELLGGRWVPGVTMHPQIGWSVVQPAAPLPPFRVYDERYSHLEVGDGSAVRAIHTDDGITHALAWSRHGADGHGGVAYSALGHGVEAYRADGTRALLHALIDELVGTEHALDPAPSAIPPVPAFEAAALDYELIAIAPRGGDVGVAGFADHFDDGELLASGYLLLERLPAGGAALHSHGREVGRLASVDGGLRVDLPGAAIDGRMLRSADAGIALVAEHGRWQGGDGGSAILLGDDWRVAVVHGPARVKLDNRVRLLDDLRALSRTQEERHA, encoded by the coding sequence ATGACTGACCGACCCGCCCTGCTCGTCACCGGCGTCGGCGCGCACGCCGACCCGTGGCACGGACTCGCAGCGACCAGCGAGGCGCTCGCGGACGTGCTCGCCGAGCGGATGCCGGTGCGCCGCCTCGACACCGACGACGTGGCCGACGGAGCGACTCTGACGGATGCCGCACTGCTCGTCGTGAACATCAGCGGCGATCTGGGCGCGGAGGCCGCTGCGGCGAGAGCCGTGCTCGATCCTCTGCTCGACGCCGTGGCCTCGGGCATCCCGCTGCTCGCGGTGCACTCCTCGGCTCTCGCCTTCCGTGACGACCCCCGCTGGGCCGAGCTGCTGGGTGGGCGATGGGTGCCGGGCGTGACGATGCATCCGCAGATCGGCTGGAGCGTGGTGCAGCCGGCCGCTCCACTCCCCCCGTTCCGGGTGTACGACGAGCGGTACTCGCACCTCGAGGTCGGCGACGGTTCCGCGGTGCGGGCGATCCACACCGACGACGGCATCACCCACGCTCTCGCCTGGTCACGCCACGGCGCTGACGGACACGGCGGCGTCGCGTACTCGGCACTCGGCCACGGCGTCGAGGCCTATCGGGCCGACGGCACGCGCGCGCTGCTGCATGCGCTGATCGACGAACTGGTCGGTACCGAACATGCGCTGGACCCGGCCCCGTCGGCGATCCCGCCGGTACCGGCGTTCGAGGCCGCCGCGCTCGACTACGAACTCATCGCGATCGCACCGCGCGGCGGCGATGTGGGAGTGGCCGGCTTCGCCGATCACTTCGACGACGGCGAGCTGCTGGCATCCGGATACCTCCTGCTCGAGCGCCTGCCCGCCGGCGGTGCCGCCCTGCACAGCCACGGCCGCGAGGTCGGTCGACTCGCGTCCGTCGACGGCGGTCTGCGTGTCGACCTGCCCGGAGCCGCGATCGACGGACGGATGCTGCGTTCCGCCGACGCGGGGATCGCGCTGGTCGCCGAACACGGGCGATGGCAGGGCGGCGACGGCGGATCTGCCATCCTGCTCGGAGACGACTGGCGCGTCGCCGTGGTGCACGGCCCGGCGCGCGTCAAGCTCGATAATCGCGTCCGACTGCTCGACGACCTGCGGGCTCTGTCTCGGACGCAGGAGGAGCGGCATGCCTGA
- a CDS encoding thiolase family protein, whose protein sequence is MSTRSEAVLIDVVRTPVGRGKPGGALSGVHPVDLAAGALAAILERSGLDSRQIDDVLLGCVSQVGDQSSNIARQAVLAAGFDESIPGATIDRQCGSSQQAVHFAAQGIIAGAYDAVIVGGVESMSRVPLGSSAAGGSPMSPRLRERYPDGLVNQGVSAELIAQRWNLDRAALDAYAAESHRRAAAAWTDGFFDRTVIPVTEAPDAVDDETVRAGTTAEGLAGLHPAFRTDALAARFPDVDWRITPGNSSPLTDGASAALLMSAERADALGLTPRARFHAFTVVGDDPLMMLTGPIPATRRILERTGLTIDDLDAYEVNEAFASVPLAWAAEVGADAEKLNPRGGAIALGHALGSSGTRLLGTLVDQLDAVDGRFGLQTMCEGGGMANATIIERL, encoded by the coding sequence ATGAGCACGCGCAGCGAAGCCGTCCTGATCGATGTCGTCCGGACCCCCGTCGGGCGGGGCAAGCCGGGCGGAGCCCTGTCGGGGGTGCATCCGGTCGATCTCGCTGCCGGAGCGCTCGCCGCGATCCTCGAGCGCAGCGGGCTCGATTCGCGACAGATCGACGACGTGCTGCTCGGCTGCGTGAGCCAGGTGGGCGACCAATCGTCGAACATCGCCAGGCAGGCTGTGCTCGCGGCCGGATTCGATGAGTCGATCCCCGGGGCGACGATCGACCGTCAGTGCGGGTCGAGCCAGCAGGCCGTGCACTTCGCCGCGCAGGGCATCATCGCCGGCGCCTATGACGCGGTGATCGTCGGTGGTGTCGAGTCGATGAGCCGAGTGCCCCTCGGGTCATCCGCCGCGGGTGGCTCGCCGATGTCGCCGCGTCTGCGCGAGCGGTATCCGGACGGGCTCGTGAACCAGGGCGTCTCGGCCGAGCTGATCGCCCAGCGCTGGAACCTCGACCGCGCTGCCCTCGACGCCTATGCGGCAGAATCGCACCGTCGCGCCGCGGCCGCGTGGACCGACGGATTCTTCGACCGCACGGTCATCCCGGTGACGGAGGCTCCGGATGCCGTCGACGACGAGACCGTCCGTGCGGGCACGACGGCCGAGGGGCTGGCGGGACTTCACCCGGCCTTCCGCACGGATGCGCTCGCCGCGCGGTTCCCCGACGTCGACTGGCGCATCACCCCCGGCAACTCCTCGCCGCTCACCGACGGAGCATCCGCCGCGCTGCTGATGAGCGCTGAACGCGCCGACGCGCTGGGGCTCACACCGCGGGCAAGGTTCCACGCGTTCACGGTGGTCGGAGACGACCCGCTGATGATGCTCACGGGGCCGATCCCCGCGACGCGGCGCATCCTCGAACGCACCGGACTCACGATCGACGACCTCGATGCCTACGAGGTCAACGAGGCGTTCGCGTCGGTGCCGCTGGCCTGGGCCGCCGAGGTCGGGGCGGATGCCGAGAAGCTCAACCCCCGAGGAGGGGCGATCGCCCTCGGGCACGCCCTCGGCTCGTCCGGCACCCGCCTGCTCGGGACGCTCGTCGACCAGCTCGACGCCGTCGACGGCCGGTTCGGCTTGCAGACCATGTGCGAGGGCGGCGGCATGGCGAACGCCACGATCATCGAGCGGCTGTAG